One window from the genome of Terriglobia bacterium encodes:
- a CDS encoding GlsB/YeaQ/YmgE family stress response membrane protein: MIWVIIVGLVAGWATGKIMKGSGYGPLMDIVLGMVGGVVGGWIMRMLGFYTSGGLIPSIVIAILGAVVLVSIVRMLKKA, encoded by the coding sequence CTGATATGGGTGATTATCGTGGGCCTCGTTGCCGGCTGGGCTACCGGCAAGATCATGAAGGGTTCTGGATATGGACCGCTCATGGACATCGTACTTGGCATGGTGGGTGGCGTGGTCGGTGGTTGGATCATGAGGATGCTGGGCTTTTATACGAGCGGGGGGCTCATCCCCAGCATCGTGATCGCGATACTGGGAGCGGTTGTTCTGGTTTCCATTGTACGGATGCTTAAGAAGGCCTGA
- a CDS encoding PEGA domain-containing protein, translating to MKALRTIHPLRWALLLVPTLFLALAVYANNDVMGEIQFEGKSQIAKTSGVWVDGQYVGFLKELKGSKRVLLLPGDHDIVVRQDGYKDFTEHLLVQPGQKQVVFVRMMRAPTAPMPDVTAEVKIDVNPSRAAVFMDGLFVGHVGEFKGPGRGMLIAPGTHQIRIALPGYQTFETDINPLANQKVQIKTELVRNGAPLAEPLIDTGS from the coding sequence ATGAAAGCACTCCGAACAATACATCCATTACGGTGGGCACTGCTTCTGGTCCCCACTCTGTTCCTGGCCCTCGCTGTGTACGCGAATAACGATGTCATGGGAGAGATTCAGTTTGAAGGAAAGTCCCAGATCGCAAAGACATCCGGTGTCTGGGTCGACGGACAGTACGTGGGCTTTTTGAAGGAACTCAAGGGATCGAAGAGGGTTCTGCTACTGCCTGGCGACCACGACATTGTCGTGCGCCAGGACGGCTACAAGGACTTCACAGAACATCTTCTGGTCCAGCCTGGGCAGAAGCAAGTCGTTTTCGTCAGAATGATGAGGGCGCCCACAGCACCGATGCCAGATGTAACGGCCGAAGTGAAGATCGACGTCAACCCATCGAGGGCGGCGGTTTTCATGGACGGCCTTTTCGTAGGCCATGTGGGTGAGTTCAAGGGCCCGGGTCGAGGGATGCTGATTGCGCCAGGAACACATCAGATCAGGATTGCTCTTCCCGGCTACCAGACGTTTGAGACGGATATCAATCCGCTGGCTAATCAGAAAGTTCAAATCAAGACCGAGTTAGTTAGGAATGGCGCTCCCCTGGCAGAGCCCCTGATTGACACGGGATCATAA
- a CDS encoding tyrosine-protein phosphatase, producing the protein MAGSFAWNAVRLYDAELEAPMKVQARPLTGLLENAPHDYTALKKAFRLVSAVALLAGTMSLAAQEQQQPEVPSAPSAANHAMARRLTLPGVPRFGEVTPTLYRGGQPTKEGFSNLAGMGINIVVDLRGSRESERRLVTGLGMRYVSLHWQCFSPRDEHFAQFLTLLRVNPGKKVFVHCRVGDDRTGMDVAAYRMAEQGWTAEQARKEMEAYGVDWFHRTICPRLSSYEKNFPERFKTSAAFRSLRSGKDAPEPQP; encoded by the coding sequence ATGGCAGGAAGTTTCGCGTGGAATGCAGTTCGGTTGTACGATGCGGAATTGGAGGCGCCGATGAAAGTGCAGGCAAGACCGCTGACAGGTCTGCTCGAGAATGCCCCGCACGACTACACCGCACTCAAGAAGGCATTCAGACTCGTTTCCGCTGTTGCACTGCTGGCGGGGACAATGTCCCTGGCCGCGCAGGAGCAGCAGCAGCCCGAGGTCCCCTCTGCCCCGTCGGCGGCGAACCATGCCATGGCGCGCAGGTTGACGCTCCCCGGCGTCCCGCGCTTCGGCGAAGTGACCCCCACGCTGTATCGGGGTGGGCAGCCGACCAAAGAAGGCTTTAGCAACCTGGCCGGGATGGGCATCAACATTGTGGTGGATCTGCGCGGTTCGCGCGAGAGCGAGCGCCGCCTCGTCACCGGGCTCGGGATGCGCTATGTCTCACTCCATTGGCAATGTTTCAGTCCGCGCGATGAACATTTCGCGCAATTCCTTACCTTGCTCCGCGTAAACCCCGGCAAAAAGGTTTTCGTCCACTGCCGTGTCGGCGACGACCGCACGGGAATGGATGTAGCAGCGTACCGGATGGCCGAACAGGGTTGGACTGCGGAACAAGCACGGAAGGAAATGGAGGCATACGGTGTGGATTGGTTCCACCGCACGATTTGCCCCCGGCTGTCGTCCTACGAAAAAAACTTTCCCGAGCGATTCAAGACTAGCGCCGCATTCCGAAGTCTGCGCTCCGGGAAGGACGCCCCCGAACCGCAGCCCTAG